CGAAGCCGTGAGCCGAGCCTGAGCGTCAGCCCGGCTGCGGCATCAGCCCAGCGGTCAGCGCATGGCGCGCTTGATCTGCTCGCGCTCCTTCTCGAGCTTGCGCACGCGGCGGCTCAGCTTGAACAGCCGCACGGAGCCCAGCAGTGCCGTGACGAGCACACCGGCGATGGCGGCGAACAGCATCGCGATGCCCAGCGGCAGCGCGAAGGTCCAGCCGAAGTAGGAGAACTCGGCGCCGACGTTGTTCTGCAGGATGAAGATCAGCAGCAGGATGAGGATGAGGGTGCCGAGGATCAGGGCGATCCACGTGCCGCCCGTCACACCCTGGCGCTGATGCTGGTCGAGCGACGGGTCGGTCACCACGACGCGGGGGCGCTCCTCGGCCGATGGCGAGGCCGGCGGGGCAGCGGCATGGTCGCGGGTCGCGGGCTCGGGGGTGGAGGTGCCGGGGGCGGAGGTGCGCTCGGTCGCCGGGTCGTACGCCGCGG
The window above is part of the Agrococcus sp. ARC_14 genome. Proteins encoded here:
- a CDS encoding LapA family protein; the encoded protein is MDRDPTADDRQPRDPAAYDPAASDRAASDPATSGTAAYDPATERTSAPGTSTPEPATRDHAAAPPASPSAEERPRVVVTDPSLDQHQRQGVTGGTWIALILGTLILILLLIFILQNNVGAEFSYFGWTFALPLGIAMLFAAIAGVLVTALLGSVRLFKLSRRVRKLEKEREQIKRAMR